In a single window of the Apteryx mantelli isolate bAptMan1 chromosome 11, bAptMan1.hap1, whole genome shotgun sequence genome:
- the LOC136993097 gene encoding olfactory receptor 14A16-like, translating to DLGTISTTVPKSMANSLWDTRAISYSGCAAQVFLFFFLFAGEYFLLTVMAYDRFVAICKPLHYGTLMGSRACVKMAAAAWASGFFYSVLHTANTFSIPLCQGNVLDQFFCEVPQILKLSCSDSYLRKAGLLAVSAFLGFGCFVFIVLSYVQIFTAVLRIPSEQGRHKAFSMCLPHLAVVSLFVSTDAFAYLKPPSLSSPALNLVVAVLYSVV from the coding sequence gaccttggcaccatctccacgacagtccccaaatccatggccaattctctgtgggacaccagggccatttcctactcaggatgtgctgctcaagtctttctgtttttcttcttgtttgcaggagagtattttcttctcactgttatggcctatgaccgctttgttgccatctgcaaacccctgcactacggcacactcatgggcagcagagcttgtgtcaaaatggcagcagctgcctgggccagtggtttcttctattctgtgctgcacactgctaacacattttccataccactctgccaaggcaatgtcctggaccagttcttctgtgaagttccccagatcctcaagctctcctgctcagactcctacctcaggaaagctgggcttcttgcggttagtgcctttttaggctttgggtgctttgttttcattgtgctgtcctacgtgcagatcttcactgctgtgctgaggatcccctctgagcagggccgacacaaagccttttccatgtgcctccctcacctggccgtggtctccctctttgtcagcactgatgcgtttgcctacctgaagcccccctccctctcctcaccagctctgaatctggtggtggctgttctgtactcggtggtg